Proteins found in one Papio anubis isolate 15944 chromosome 13, Panubis1.0, whole genome shotgun sequence genomic segment:
- the IL11RA gene encoding interleukin-11 receptor subunit alpha isoform X1, whose protein sequence is MGQEPPYFTPLLPLASGRSRPHCGGPGREGVEAGAEGEGRGRWRQRPRKMSSGCSGLSRVLVAVATALVSASSSCPQAWGPPGVQYGQPGRSVKLCCPGVTAGDPVSWFRDGEPRLLQGPDSGLGHELVLTQADSTDEGTYICQTLDGALGGTVTLQLGYPPARPVVSCQAADYENFSCTWSPSQISGLPTRYLTSYRCVRDRVWMPTHLDGPLPTRKKTVLGADSQRRSPSTGPWPCPQDPLGAARCVVHGAEFWSQYRINVTEVNPLGASTRLLDVSLQSILRPDPPQGLRVESVPGFPRRLRASWTYPASWPRQPHFLLKFRLQYRPAQHPAWSTVRPGVEPAGLEEMITDAVAGLPHAVRVSARDFLDAGTWSTWSPEAWGTPSTGTVPKEVPAWGQLHMQPEVEPQVDSPAPPSPSLQPHPRLLDHRDSVEQVAVLASLGILSFLGLMAGALALGLWLRMRRGGKDGSPKPGFLAPMIPVDRRPGAPNL, encoded by the exons ATGGGCCAGGAGCCCCCCTATTTCACTCCTCTCCTTCCATTGGCGTCTGGGCGGAGCCGCCCCCACTGCGGGGGCCCAGGGCGGGAGGGAGTAGAGGCCGGGGCAGAGGGCGAGGGCAGAGGGCGCTGGCGGCAGCGGCCGCGGAAG ATGAGCAGCGGCTGCTCAGGGCTGAGCAGGGTCCTGGTGGCCGTGGCTACAGCCCTGGtgtctgcctcctcctcctgcccccaggccTGGGGCCCCCCAG GGGTCCAGTATGGGCAGCCCGGCAGGTCCGTGAAGCTGTGTTGTCCTGGAGTGACTGCTGG GGACCCAGTGTCCTGGTTTCGGGACGGGGAGCCAAGGCTGCTCCAGGGACCTGACTCTGGGCTAGGGCATGAACTGGTCCTGACCCAGGCAGACAGCACTGATGAGGGCACCTACATCTGCCAGACGCTGGATGGTGCACTTGGGGGCACAGTGACCCTGCAGCTGGGCT ACCCTCCAGCCCGCCCTGTTGTCTCCTGCCAAGCAGCTGACTATGAGAACTTCTCTTGCACTTGGAGTCCCAGCCAGATCAGCGGTTTACCCACCCGCTACCTCACCTCCTACAGGTGTGTGCGTGATCGGGTGTGGATGCCTACACATTTGG ACGGCCCCCTCCCCACCAGGAAGAAGACAGTTCTAGGAGCTGATAGCCAGAG GAGGAGTCCATCCACAGGGCCCTGGCCATGCCCACAGGATCCCTTAGGTGCTGCCCGCTGTGTTGTCCACGGGGCTGAGTTCTGGAGCCAGTACCGGATTAATGTGACTgaggtgaacccactgggcgcCAGCACACGCCTGCTGGATGTGAGCTTGCAGAGCATCT TGCGCCCTGACCCACCCCAGGGCCTGCGGGTAGAGTCGGTACCAGGTTTCCCCCGACGCCTGCGAGCCAGCTGGACATACCCTGCCTCCTGGCCGCGCCAGCCCCACTTCCTGCTCAAGTTCCGTTTGCAGTACCGTCCGGCACAGCATCCAGCCTGGTCCACGGTGAGGCCTGGA GTGGAGCCAGCTGGACTGGAGGAGATGATCACAGATGCTGTGGCTGGGCTGCCCCATGCCGTACGAGTCAGTGCCCGGGACTTTCTGGATGCTGGCACCTGGAGCACCTGGAGCCCGGAGGCCTGGGGAACTCCGAGCACTG GGACCGTACCAAAGGAGGTACCAGCTTGGGGCCAGCTACACATGCAGCCAGAGGTGGAGCCTCAGGTGGACAGCCCTGCTCCTCCAAGCCCCTCCCTCCAACCACACCCTCGGCTACTTG ATCACAGGGACTCTGTGGAGCAGGTAGCTGTGCTGGCGTCTTTGGGAATCCTTTCTTTCCTGGGACTGATGGCTGGAGCCCTGGCACTGGGGCTCTG GCTGAGGATGAGACGGGGCGGGAAGGATGGATCCCCAAAGCCTGGGTTCTTGGCCCCAATGATTCCAGTGGACAGGCGTCCAG GAGCTCCAAACCTATAG
- the IL11RA gene encoding interleukin-11 receptor subunit alpha isoform X6, protein MGQEPPYFTPLLPLASGRSRPHCGGPGREGVEAGAEGEGRGRWRQRPRKMSSGCSGLSRVLVAVATALVSASSSCPQAWGPPGVQYGQPGRSVKLCCPGVTAGDPVSWFRDGEPRLLQGPDSGLGHELVLTQADSTDEGTYICQTLDGALGGTVTLQLGYPPARPVVSCQAADYENFSCTWSPSQISGLPTRYLTSYRCVRDRVWMPTHLDGPLPTRKKTVLGADSQRRSPSTGPWPCPQDPLGAARCVVHGAEFWSQYRINVTEVNPLGASTRLLDVSLQSILRPDPPQGLRVESVPGFPRRLRASWTYPASWPRQPHFLLKFRLQYRPAQHPAWSTVRPGVEPAGLEEMITDAVAGLPHAVRVSARDFLDAGTWSTWSPEAWGTPSTDHRDSVEQVAVLASLGILSFLGLMAGALALGLWLRMRRGGKDGSPKPGFLAPMIPVDRRPGAPNL, encoded by the exons ATGGGCCAGGAGCCCCCCTATTTCACTCCTCTCCTTCCATTGGCGTCTGGGCGGAGCCGCCCCCACTGCGGGGGCCCAGGGCGGGAGGGAGTAGAGGCCGGGGCAGAGGGCGAGGGCAGAGGGCGCTGGCGGCAGCGGCCGCGGAAG ATGAGCAGCGGCTGCTCAGGGCTGAGCAGGGTCCTGGTGGCCGTGGCTACAGCCCTGGtgtctgcctcctcctcctgcccccaggccTGGGGCCCCCCAG GGGTCCAGTATGGGCAGCCCGGCAGGTCCGTGAAGCTGTGTTGTCCTGGAGTGACTGCTGG GGACCCAGTGTCCTGGTTTCGGGACGGGGAGCCAAGGCTGCTCCAGGGACCTGACTCTGGGCTAGGGCATGAACTGGTCCTGACCCAGGCAGACAGCACTGATGAGGGCACCTACATCTGCCAGACGCTGGATGGTGCACTTGGGGGCACAGTGACCCTGCAGCTGGGCT ACCCTCCAGCCCGCCCTGTTGTCTCCTGCCAAGCAGCTGACTATGAGAACTTCTCTTGCACTTGGAGTCCCAGCCAGATCAGCGGTTTACCCACCCGCTACCTCACCTCCTACAGGTGTGTGCGTGATCGGGTGTGGATGCCTACACATTTGG ACGGCCCCCTCCCCACCAGGAAGAAGACAGTTCTAGGAGCTGATAGCCAGAG GAGGAGTCCATCCACAGGGCCCTGGCCATGCCCACAGGATCCCTTAGGTGCTGCCCGCTGTGTTGTCCACGGGGCTGAGTTCTGGAGCCAGTACCGGATTAATGTGACTgaggtgaacccactgggcgcCAGCACACGCCTGCTGGATGTGAGCTTGCAGAGCATCT TGCGCCCTGACCCACCCCAGGGCCTGCGGGTAGAGTCGGTACCAGGTTTCCCCCGACGCCTGCGAGCCAGCTGGACATACCCTGCCTCCTGGCCGCGCCAGCCCCACTTCCTGCTCAAGTTCCGTTTGCAGTACCGTCCGGCACAGCATCCAGCCTGGTCCACGGTGAGGCCTGGA GTGGAGCCAGCTGGACTGGAGGAGATGATCACAGATGCTGTGGCTGGGCTGCCCCATGCCGTACGAGTCAGTGCCCGGGACTTTCTGGATGCTGGCACCTGGAGCACCTGGAGCCCGGAGGCCTGGGGAACTCCGAGCACTG ATCACAGGGACTCTGTGGAGCAGGTAGCTGTGCTGGCGTCTTTGGGAATCCTTTCTTTCCTGGGACTGATGGCTGGAGCCCTGGCACTGGGGCTCTG GCTGAGGATGAGACGGGGCGGGAAGGATGGATCCCCAAAGCCTGGGTTCTTGGCCCCAATGATTCCAGTGGACAGGCGTCCAG GAGCTCCAAACCTATAG
- the IL11RA gene encoding interleukin-11 receptor subunit alpha isoform X7 → MSSGCSGLSRVLVAVATALVSASSSCPQAWGPPGVQYGQPGRSVKLCCPGVTAGDPVSWFRDGEPRLLQGPDSGLGHELVLTQADSTDEGTYICQTLDGALGGTVTLQLGYPPARPVVSCQAADYENFSCTWSPSQISGLPTRYLTSYRCVRDRVWMPTHLDGPLPTRKKTVLGADSQRRSPSTGPWPCPQDPLGAARCVVHGAEFWSQYRINVTEVNPLGASTRLLDVSLQSILRPDPPQGLRVESVPGFPRRLRASWTYPASWPRQPHFLLKFRLQYRPAQHPAWSTVRPGVEPAGLEEMITDAVAGLPHAVRVSARDFLDAGTWSTWSPEAWGTPSTGTVPKEVPAWGQLHMQPEVEPQVDSPAPPSPSLQPHPRLLDHRDSVEQVAVLASLGILSFLGLMAGALALGLWLRMRRGGKDGSPKPGFLAPMIPVDRRPGAPNL, encoded by the exons ATGAGCAGCGGCTGCTCAGGGCTGAGCAGGGTCCTGGTGGCCGTGGCTACAGCCCTGGtgtctgcctcctcctcctgcccccaggccTGGGGCCCCCCAG GGGTCCAGTATGGGCAGCCCGGCAGGTCCGTGAAGCTGTGTTGTCCTGGAGTGACTGCTGG GGACCCAGTGTCCTGGTTTCGGGACGGGGAGCCAAGGCTGCTCCAGGGACCTGACTCTGGGCTAGGGCATGAACTGGTCCTGACCCAGGCAGACAGCACTGATGAGGGCACCTACATCTGCCAGACGCTGGATGGTGCACTTGGGGGCACAGTGACCCTGCAGCTGGGCT ACCCTCCAGCCCGCCCTGTTGTCTCCTGCCAAGCAGCTGACTATGAGAACTTCTCTTGCACTTGGAGTCCCAGCCAGATCAGCGGTTTACCCACCCGCTACCTCACCTCCTACAGGTGTGTGCGTGATCGGGTGTGGATGCCTACACATTTGG ACGGCCCCCTCCCCACCAGGAAGAAGACAGTTCTAGGAGCTGATAGCCAGAG GAGGAGTCCATCCACAGGGCCCTGGCCATGCCCACAGGATCCCTTAGGTGCTGCCCGCTGTGTTGTCCACGGGGCTGAGTTCTGGAGCCAGTACCGGATTAATGTGACTgaggtgaacccactgggcgcCAGCACACGCCTGCTGGATGTGAGCTTGCAGAGCATCT TGCGCCCTGACCCACCCCAGGGCCTGCGGGTAGAGTCGGTACCAGGTTTCCCCCGACGCCTGCGAGCCAGCTGGACATACCCTGCCTCCTGGCCGCGCCAGCCCCACTTCCTGCTCAAGTTCCGTTTGCAGTACCGTCCGGCACAGCATCCAGCCTGGTCCACGGTGAGGCCTGGA GTGGAGCCAGCTGGACTGGAGGAGATGATCACAGATGCTGTGGCTGGGCTGCCCCATGCCGTACGAGTCAGTGCCCGGGACTTTCTGGATGCTGGCACCTGGAGCACCTGGAGCCCGGAGGCCTGGGGAACTCCGAGCACTG GGACCGTACCAAAGGAGGTACCAGCTTGGGGCCAGCTACACATGCAGCCAGAGGTGGAGCCTCAGGTGGACAGCCCTGCTCCTCCAAGCCCCTCCCTCCAACCACACCCTCGGCTACTTG ATCACAGGGACTCTGTGGAGCAGGTAGCTGTGCTGGCGTCTTTGGGAATCCTTTCTTTCCTGGGACTGATGGCTGGAGCCCTGGCACTGGGGCTCTG GCTGAGGATGAGACGGGGCGGGAAGGATGGATCCCCAAAGCCTGGGTTCTTGGCCCCAATGATTCCAGTGGACAGGCGTCCAG GAGCTCCAAACCTATAG
- the IL11RA gene encoding interleukin-11 receptor subunit alpha isoform X3: MGQEPPYFTPLLPLASGRSRPHCGGPGREGVEAGAEGEGRGRWRQRPRKMSSGCSGLSRVLVAVATALVSASSSCPQAWGPPGVQYGQPGRSVKLCCPGVTAGDPVSWFRDGEPRLLQGPDSGLGHELVLTQADSTDEGTYICQTLDGALGGTVTLQLGYPPARPVVSCQAADYENFSCTWSPSQISGLPTRYLTSYRCVRDRVWMPTHLDGPLPTRKKTVLGADSQRRSPSTGPWPCPQDPLGAARCVVHGAEFWSQYRINVTEVNPLGASTRLLDVSLQSILRPDPPQGLRVESVPGFPRRLRASWTYPASWPRQPHFLLKFRLQYRPAQHPAWSTVRPGVEPAGLEEMITDAVAGLPHAVRVSARDFLDAGTWSTWSPEAWGTPSTGTVPKEVPAWGQLHMQPEVEPQVDSPAPPSPSLQPHPRLLDHRDSVEQVAVLASLGILSFLGLMAGALALGLWRLRYPTLLERQLPFYAPG, encoded by the exons ATGGGCCAGGAGCCCCCCTATTTCACTCCTCTCCTTCCATTGGCGTCTGGGCGGAGCCGCCCCCACTGCGGGGGCCCAGGGCGGGAGGGAGTAGAGGCCGGGGCAGAGGGCGAGGGCAGAGGGCGCTGGCGGCAGCGGCCGCGGAAG ATGAGCAGCGGCTGCTCAGGGCTGAGCAGGGTCCTGGTGGCCGTGGCTACAGCCCTGGtgtctgcctcctcctcctgcccccaggccTGGGGCCCCCCAG GGGTCCAGTATGGGCAGCCCGGCAGGTCCGTGAAGCTGTGTTGTCCTGGAGTGACTGCTGG GGACCCAGTGTCCTGGTTTCGGGACGGGGAGCCAAGGCTGCTCCAGGGACCTGACTCTGGGCTAGGGCATGAACTGGTCCTGACCCAGGCAGACAGCACTGATGAGGGCACCTACATCTGCCAGACGCTGGATGGTGCACTTGGGGGCACAGTGACCCTGCAGCTGGGCT ACCCTCCAGCCCGCCCTGTTGTCTCCTGCCAAGCAGCTGACTATGAGAACTTCTCTTGCACTTGGAGTCCCAGCCAGATCAGCGGTTTACCCACCCGCTACCTCACCTCCTACAGGTGTGTGCGTGATCGGGTGTGGATGCCTACACATTTGG ACGGCCCCCTCCCCACCAGGAAGAAGACAGTTCTAGGAGCTGATAGCCAGAG GAGGAGTCCATCCACAGGGCCCTGGCCATGCCCACAGGATCCCTTAGGTGCTGCCCGCTGTGTTGTCCACGGGGCTGAGTTCTGGAGCCAGTACCGGATTAATGTGACTgaggtgaacccactgggcgcCAGCACACGCCTGCTGGATGTGAGCTTGCAGAGCATCT TGCGCCCTGACCCACCCCAGGGCCTGCGGGTAGAGTCGGTACCAGGTTTCCCCCGACGCCTGCGAGCCAGCTGGACATACCCTGCCTCCTGGCCGCGCCAGCCCCACTTCCTGCTCAAGTTCCGTTTGCAGTACCGTCCGGCACAGCATCCAGCCTGGTCCACGGTGAGGCCTGGA GTGGAGCCAGCTGGACTGGAGGAGATGATCACAGATGCTGTGGCTGGGCTGCCCCATGCCGTACGAGTCAGTGCCCGGGACTTTCTGGATGCTGGCACCTGGAGCACCTGGAGCCCGGAGGCCTGGGGAACTCCGAGCACTG GGACCGTACCAAAGGAGGTACCAGCTTGGGGCCAGCTACACATGCAGCCAGAGGTGGAGCCTCAGGTGGACAGCCCTGCTCCTCCAAGCCCCTCCCTCCAACCACACCCTCGGCTACTTG ATCACAGGGACTCTGTGGAGCAGGTAGCTGTGCTGGCGTCTTTGGGAATCCTTTCTTTCCTGGGACTGATGGCTGGAGCCCTGGCACTGGGGCTCTG GAGACTGAGATACCCCACATTGTTGGAGAGACAGCTACCTTTCTATGCCCCAGGCTGA
- the IL11RA gene encoding interleukin-11 receptor subunit alpha isoform X4, with product MGQEPPYFTPLLPLASGRSRPHCGGPGREGVEAGAEGEGRGRWRQRPRKMSSGCSGLSRVLVAVATALVSASSSCPQAWGPPGVQYGQPGRSVKLCCPGVTAGDPVSWFRDGEPRLLQGPDSGLGHELVLTQADSTDEGTYICQTLDGALGGTVTLQLGYPPARPVVSCQAADYENFSCTWSPSQISGLPTRYLTSYRKKTVLGADSQRRSPSTGPWPCPQDPLGAARCVVHGAEFWSQYRINVTEVNPLGASTRLLDVSLQSILRPDPPQGLRVESVPGFPRRLRASWTYPASWPRQPHFLLKFRLQYRPAQHPAWSTVRPGVEPAGLEEMITDAVAGLPHAVRVSARDFLDAGTWSTWSPEAWGTPSTGTVPKEVPAWGQLHMQPEVEPQVDSPAPPSPSLQPHPRLLDHRDSVEQVAVLASLGILSFLGLMAGALALGLWLRMRRGGKDGSPKPGFLAPMIPVDRRPGAPNL from the exons ATGGGCCAGGAGCCCCCCTATTTCACTCCTCTCCTTCCATTGGCGTCTGGGCGGAGCCGCCCCCACTGCGGGGGCCCAGGGCGGGAGGGAGTAGAGGCCGGGGCAGAGGGCGAGGGCAGAGGGCGCTGGCGGCAGCGGCCGCGGAAG ATGAGCAGCGGCTGCTCAGGGCTGAGCAGGGTCCTGGTGGCCGTGGCTACAGCCCTGGtgtctgcctcctcctcctgcccccaggccTGGGGCCCCCCAG GGGTCCAGTATGGGCAGCCCGGCAGGTCCGTGAAGCTGTGTTGTCCTGGAGTGACTGCTGG GGACCCAGTGTCCTGGTTTCGGGACGGGGAGCCAAGGCTGCTCCAGGGACCTGACTCTGGGCTAGGGCATGAACTGGTCCTGACCCAGGCAGACAGCACTGATGAGGGCACCTACATCTGCCAGACGCTGGATGGTGCACTTGGGGGCACAGTGACCCTGCAGCTGGGCT ACCCTCCAGCCCGCCCTGTTGTCTCCTGCCAAGCAGCTGACTATGAGAACTTCTCTTGCACTTGGAGTCCCAGCCAGATCAGCGGTTTACCCACCCGCTACCTCACCTCCTACAG GAAGAAGACAGTTCTAGGAGCTGATAGCCAGAG GAGGAGTCCATCCACAGGGCCCTGGCCATGCCCACAGGATCCCTTAGGTGCTGCCCGCTGTGTTGTCCACGGGGCTGAGTTCTGGAGCCAGTACCGGATTAATGTGACTgaggtgaacccactgggcgcCAGCACACGCCTGCTGGATGTGAGCTTGCAGAGCATCT TGCGCCCTGACCCACCCCAGGGCCTGCGGGTAGAGTCGGTACCAGGTTTCCCCCGACGCCTGCGAGCCAGCTGGACATACCCTGCCTCCTGGCCGCGCCAGCCCCACTTCCTGCTCAAGTTCCGTTTGCAGTACCGTCCGGCACAGCATCCAGCCTGGTCCACGGTGAGGCCTGGA GTGGAGCCAGCTGGACTGGAGGAGATGATCACAGATGCTGTGGCTGGGCTGCCCCATGCCGTACGAGTCAGTGCCCGGGACTTTCTGGATGCTGGCACCTGGAGCACCTGGAGCCCGGAGGCCTGGGGAACTCCGAGCACTG GGACCGTACCAAAGGAGGTACCAGCTTGGGGCCAGCTACACATGCAGCCAGAGGTGGAGCCTCAGGTGGACAGCCCTGCTCCTCCAAGCCCCTCCCTCCAACCACACCCTCGGCTACTTG ATCACAGGGACTCTGTGGAGCAGGTAGCTGTGCTGGCGTCTTTGGGAATCCTTTCTTTCCTGGGACTGATGGCTGGAGCCCTGGCACTGGGGCTCTG GCTGAGGATGAGACGGGGCGGGAAGGATGGATCCCCAAAGCCTGGGTTCTTGGCCCCAATGATTCCAGTGGACAGGCGTCCAG GAGCTCCAAACCTATAG
- the IL11RA gene encoding interleukin-11 receptor subunit alpha isoform X5 produces MGQEPPYFTPLLPLASGRSRPHCGGPGREGVEAGAEGEGRGRWRQRPRKMSSGCSGLSRVLVAVATALVSASSSCPQAWGPPGVQYGQPGRSVKLCCPGVTAGDPVSWFRDGEPRLLQGPDSGLGHELVLTQADSTDEGTYICQTLDGALGGTVTLQLGYPPARPVVSCQAADYENFSCTWSPSQISGLPTRYLTSYRKKTVLGADSQRRSPSTGPWPCPQDPLGAARCVVHGAEFWSQYRINVTEVNPLGASTRLLDVSLQSILRPDPPQGLRVESVPGFPRRLRASWTYPASWPRQPHFLLKFRLQYRPAQHPAWSTVEPAGLEEMITDAVAGLPHAVRVSARDFLDAGTWSTWSPEAWGTPSTGTVPKEVPAWGQLHMQPEVEPQVDSPAPPSPSLQPHPRLLDHRDSVEQVAVLASLGILSFLGLMAGALALGLWLRMRRGGKDGSPKPGFLAPMIPVDRRPGAPNL; encoded by the exons ATGGGCCAGGAGCCCCCCTATTTCACTCCTCTCCTTCCATTGGCGTCTGGGCGGAGCCGCCCCCACTGCGGGGGCCCAGGGCGGGAGGGAGTAGAGGCCGGGGCAGAGGGCGAGGGCAGAGGGCGCTGGCGGCAGCGGCCGCGGAAG ATGAGCAGCGGCTGCTCAGGGCTGAGCAGGGTCCTGGTGGCCGTGGCTACAGCCCTGGtgtctgcctcctcctcctgcccccaggccTGGGGCCCCCCAG GGGTCCAGTATGGGCAGCCCGGCAGGTCCGTGAAGCTGTGTTGTCCTGGAGTGACTGCTGG GGACCCAGTGTCCTGGTTTCGGGACGGGGAGCCAAGGCTGCTCCAGGGACCTGACTCTGGGCTAGGGCATGAACTGGTCCTGACCCAGGCAGACAGCACTGATGAGGGCACCTACATCTGCCAGACGCTGGATGGTGCACTTGGGGGCACAGTGACCCTGCAGCTGGGCT ACCCTCCAGCCCGCCCTGTTGTCTCCTGCCAAGCAGCTGACTATGAGAACTTCTCTTGCACTTGGAGTCCCAGCCAGATCAGCGGTTTACCCACCCGCTACCTCACCTCCTACAG GAAGAAGACAGTTCTAGGAGCTGATAGCCAGAG GAGGAGTCCATCCACAGGGCCCTGGCCATGCCCACAGGATCCCTTAGGTGCTGCCCGCTGTGTTGTCCACGGGGCTGAGTTCTGGAGCCAGTACCGGATTAATGTGACTgaggtgaacccactgggcgcCAGCACACGCCTGCTGGATGTGAGCTTGCAGAGCATCT TGCGCCCTGACCCACCCCAGGGCCTGCGGGTAGAGTCGGTACCAGGTTTCCCCCGACGCCTGCGAGCCAGCTGGACATACCCTGCCTCCTGGCCGCGCCAGCCCCACTTCCTGCTCAAGTTCCGTTTGCAGTACCGTCCGGCACAGCATCCAGCCTGGTCCACG GTGGAGCCAGCTGGACTGGAGGAGATGATCACAGATGCTGTGGCTGGGCTGCCCCATGCCGTACGAGTCAGTGCCCGGGACTTTCTGGATGCTGGCACCTGGAGCACCTGGAGCCCGGAGGCCTGGGGAACTCCGAGCACTG GGACCGTACCAAAGGAGGTACCAGCTTGGGGCCAGCTACACATGCAGCCAGAGGTGGAGCCTCAGGTGGACAGCCCTGCTCCTCCAAGCCCCTCCCTCCAACCACACCCTCGGCTACTTG ATCACAGGGACTCTGTGGAGCAGGTAGCTGTGCTGGCGTCTTTGGGAATCCTTTCTTTCCTGGGACTGATGGCTGGAGCCCTGGCACTGGGGCTCTG GCTGAGGATGAGACGGGGCGGGAAGGATGGATCCCCAAAGCCTGGGTTCTTGGCCCCAATGATTCCAGTGGACAGGCGTCCAG GAGCTCCAAACCTATAG
- the IL11RA gene encoding interleukin-11 receptor subunit alpha isoform X2, giving the protein MGQEPPYFTPLLPLASGRSRPHCGGPGREGVEAGAEGEGRGRWRQRPRKMSSGCSGLSRVLVAVATALVSASSSCPQAWGPPGVQYGQPGRSVKLCCPGVTAGDPVSWFRDGEPRLLQGPDSGLGHELVLTQADSTDEGTYICQTLDGALGGTVTLQLGYPPARPVVSCQAADYENFSCTWSPSQISGLPTRYLTSYRCVRDRVWMPTHLDGPLPTRKKTVLGADSQRRSPSTGPWPCPQDPLGAARCVVHGAEFWSQYRINVTEVNPLGASTRLLDVSLQSILRPDPPQGLRVESVPGFPRRLRASWTYPASWPRQPHFLLKFRLQYRPAQHPAWSTVEPAGLEEMITDAVAGLPHAVRVSARDFLDAGTWSTWSPEAWGTPSTGTVPKEVPAWGQLHMQPEVEPQVDSPAPPSPSLQPHPRLLDHRDSVEQVAVLASLGILSFLGLMAGALALGLWLRMRRGGKDGSPKPGFLAPMIPVDRRPGAPNL; this is encoded by the exons ATGGGCCAGGAGCCCCCCTATTTCACTCCTCTCCTTCCATTGGCGTCTGGGCGGAGCCGCCCCCACTGCGGGGGCCCAGGGCGGGAGGGAGTAGAGGCCGGGGCAGAGGGCGAGGGCAGAGGGCGCTGGCGGCAGCGGCCGCGGAAG ATGAGCAGCGGCTGCTCAGGGCTGAGCAGGGTCCTGGTGGCCGTGGCTACAGCCCTGGtgtctgcctcctcctcctgcccccaggccTGGGGCCCCCCAG GGGTCCAGTATGGGCAGCCCGGCAGGTCCGTGAAGCTGTGTTGTCCTGGAGTGACTGCTGG GGACCCAGTGTCCTGGTTTCGGGACGGGGAGCCAAGGCTGCTCCAGGGACCTGACTCTGGGCTAGGGCATGAACTGGTCCTGACCCAGGCAGACAGCACTGATGAGGGCACCTACATCTGCCAGACGCTGGATGGTGCACTTGGGGGCACAGTGACCCTGCAGCTGGGCT ACCCTCCAGCCCGCCCTGTTGTCTCCTGCCAAGCAGCTGACTATGAGAACTTCTCTTGCACTTGGAGTCCCAGCCAGATCAGCGGTTTACCCACCCGCTACCTCACCTCCTACAGGTGTGTGCGTGATCGGGTGTGGATGCCTACACATTTGG ACGGCCCCCTCCCCACCAGGAAGAAGACAGTTCTAGGAGCTGATAGCCAGAG GAGGAGTCCATCCACAGGGCCCTGGCCATGCCCACAGGATCCCTTAGGTGCTGCCCGCTGTGTTGTCCACGGGGCTGAGTTCTGGAGCCAGTACCGGATTAATGTGACTgaggtgaacccactgggcgcCAGCACACGCCTGCTGGATGTGAGCTTGCAGAGCATCT TGCGCCCTGACCCACCCCAGGGCCTGCGGGTAGAGTCGGTACCAGGTTTCCCCCGACGCCTGCGAGCCAGCTGGACATACCCTGCCTCCTGGCCGCGCCAGCCCCACTTCCTGCTCAAGTTCCGTTTGCAGTACCGTCCGGCACAGCATCCAGCCTGGTCCACG GTGGAGCCAGCTGGACTGGAGGAGATGATCACAGATGCTGTGGCTGGGCTGCCCCATGCCGTACGAGTCAGTGCCCGGGACTTTCTGGATGCTGGCACCTGGAGCACCTGGAGCCCGGAGGCCTGGGGAACTCCGAGCACTG GGACCGTACCAAAGGAGGTACCAGCTTGGGGCCAGCTACACATGCAGCCAGAGGTGGAGCCTCAGGTGGACAGCCCTGCTCCTCCAAGCCCCTCCCTCCAACCACACCCTCGGCTACTTG ATCACAGGGACTCTGTGGAGCAGGTAGCTGTGCTGGCGTCTTTGGGAATCCTTTCTTTCCTGGGACTGATGGCTGGAGCCCTGGCACTGGGGCTCTG GCTGAGGATGAGACGGGGCGGGAAGGATGGATCCCCAAAGCCTGGGTTCTTGGCCCCAATGATTCCAGTGGACAGGCGTCCAG GAGCTCCAAACCTATAG